A genomic segment from Aegilops tauschii subsp. strangulata cultivar AL8/78 chromosome 1, Aet v6.0, whole genome shotgun sequence encodes:
- the LOC109762354 gene encoding uncharacterized protein, whose translation MQAQPHANERRRPTRGILQEPNLSCRTAMKTPAVVLTGASIPSNNWEPNAGVILSCDNYHVPGQEAEQCEDNFKRAYAHLSETGPTEIRSKSSGAKTPDGRSISFRTDR comes from the exons ATGCAGGCACAACCCCACGCGAATGAGAGAAGGCGTCCTACCCGCGGCATACTGCAGGAGCCCAATCTTTCCTGTCGCACTGCCATGAAGACCCCTGCCGTTGTCCTCACCGGTGCATCCATTCCATCTAATAATTGGGAG CCTAATGCAGGGGTCATTCTTTCATGCGACAACTATCATGTACC TGGTCAAGAGGCAGAGCAATGTGAGGATAATTTCAAAAGAGCATACGCTCATCTATCAGAGACTGGTCCAACTGAGATAAGAAGCAAATCATCTGGAGCCAAAACACCTGATGGCAGATCAATCAGCTTCAGAACAGACAGGTAA